GCTAGATGCCCTCTTTTGCTGAGATTCCTTCTTATCTCCCTTTTTAACATAGTTATaaaaacacattatacaaaatcaATGGACAAACATAAACATAAGAAAACAGAAACAAATGAGCATCACTTATTCTAGCGTTTCCCACCGACACTCATCAAATTCTAGCGTATATAGTTTAAATACGATGACTTATATTTATACAATTTCACTAGTATCACTATTGTCCGGTGACTATAAGACAATTTGATTAAAGAATGGAAGGGTGCCATGTAATACTAATCTGTTGAATTAATTTTGGTCACTTTTGTTTCGTCTGTTGTTACGTAGTTGTATTATTGAACTAGTACTTTAGTggattataaaataaaacaataataattgaataatcGAGCACCACTCGACGTGAACAAATATGCTTTTTTATCATTAAATTGTGTAGGGTGTTCGTGGAAACCTATATTTAATAGAGAGTCAGATACAGAGCGCATTCCCACAGTAAACccatcactctctctctctctgaggCAAAGCCAAAAAAATCATCAGATCTTCCCACCGAAAGCAGCCCTTTCGATTTGCTTCGTGCTTAGAGCTTAAACATGGTTGGAATCTTCTCAAGGTTCTCCTCCAGGAACGGTCATCGTCGCGCTCAAAGTGCAATTGTGagctctctctccctctctataGCTTTACATTAATTAGTTTCTGATCAATTTCGTGTTCATCTCCAGTTATTCATTCATACCTTTATGCCTTTTGTTACTTGATGAATTTAGTTAAAACTGAACCGAGGAGACATTTGCTTGAGCTTCTTCACCCTAATTCTCAACATTTAGGTATCATAACGTGATCTAACACTGATTTTTGGACTTGATTTAACGCAATTCTGTATTTATCTACTCAAACTGCACTGCTTGATTGATCGGTACTTCTGTCATATATGTTGATCTGATGATAACTGATAGTGATGATTCTGATGATCGTTTTTCCGAATGTGATTGCTGTTGCCAGAGACCAAGTACTGCATGTTGTTTTTTGTAATGATTCATGGACTGCGTtcttaactttttttttgtgcTTGAGATGGTGATTCGTTTTGTTGACATACAGGATGCAAGGGAAGGGTTGCCTTCAGCTTCAGAGGCAACAACGGGTGCCATTGCAACAGCTGCATCTATATCTTCTGTCACCCATGGTATTGAAATCGCAACCGAGTTTAAGCCAATCGATCGCCCCTTAGAGCCTCTTGACAATGACCAACCAGTTCAGTGCCCGTTGCCCGAGCCATCAATTCTCAATGTAAGCTTTCAATAGAcgtgacaaaaaaaaaatcatagaaTCTCATTTCCCCTATAGGAATTTGTTCTTGAAGTTTCATTCGATGATTTCCTTTTTTCTCTATGCCTGAGCTGTTTAATTCCATTATACTCTTACTAATCATAAGGATATGTAGAACTTTTGGTTACTGTGGAGTGCTGTAAGCTTAGTGTTACAAAAGCATGTCTCACATGGGTAGAGGTTATGGGGCCTTCAGGTTCTTCGCTTTCTTTTTGTTATTCTGAGCTCTTAGAATATAGCCACTCTTTGTTGTCAGATGATTTGTAACCACAGCTAGTCCGCATTTATGTGTTTATTTCACTCATTTCCGAGTTTTAGGACTGGATCAAATGTATTTCTCTTGAGATTGTTTCTTCCTGATCATCAGGACGGAAGAATATGGAAGGAGAGAGTATCTTCTGTTTCACAAAGGAGGAGTGATACGCCGGCCATGCAGAAGCGAACCTCAACCGGATCTGATACTCTCTTGAGAAAACCTCCGCTAGTGCCATCAATCAGTGCCCCGGAGCATAATATGCTAAAATTGCTAGACGAGTGCAATGCATCTGGGGTATAAAGTTACAATAATTGATCACAATCTCTTTTGCAGAATAGCTGTACAAAGCCTTGATCATCTTTTCATTTGTAGCCTTGCCTCTTTAATATATCACATCCAGTTCCACTCGTTTCATGTCATTTTGAATGAGAAACATGTCTCAGAATTTCCTACCTCAGCTAATGGTTGCTGCATCTCAATTACATGGTACTACTCTGAGGTACAATTTACAGACAACTCACGAGGAGCAATTACAGAAGCACAAGTACACATCACAGTTGCTCCGCCTGTGGGGTTGACTTAGTATTGTATGTTCGATGGTTCATCAATGGCTTCCTCTACCGATGCAGCTTGCCCGCCTTCCCGAGCACCCCACGAGTGCTTATGGTGGTTGAGAAGTAGATGAAACAGCAAAAAGGCTCCTTTTTTTTATGGCATTTTGAAGGTGGAAGTGGCACATCATGGAGATATGATATCACATTTTGCTACATCTTTTATTGATTTGCCTTCTTGGTTAGGTCCTTTTGGTATCGGTGCCGTGATTTTATTTGGGAACTCAACTAGTTGAGTGTACGTAACGATTTGTTTTCTATGCAATCAGATATGTTAATTAATGATAGTAATTATAATAACACTAGTATATTTGATTTCGGAACAGTTTCCCACTAACTTTATGTGAAGTGATAATTGCACCTGTAGCAAAGCCAAGTACTCCACTTGTTACGTAATTAAACACCACCTTTGACCTTCGTTGCAAATTTTTACTACTACAATTTTAGACGCTCTATTTTTTTCTAGCAATTTTGTACGGcaattctcaatttttttataatcatCATATCCATTAGTACTGTGGTCAATGATGGTATACATGACGTTATGGTTACACTCCATGTTAATATATTCATTAAATTATCAGGCCAAAATGGATGCGTTTGTAATCACGAAATCATTAGAGGTGTTGTTATAACTGAAACTtgtctaaaattttaattttaagataATTAATCAACATAACATGGTAGTAATTGTTTGGCGGgtaaattaaatcataaaatcATTGACTTTATGAAAGAAAATATCTTAAATTATTGATAAATCTGTATAATACTCATCCGTAATCAGTAGCTTTTGTTTTTCGCTTTTCCTTTCTGTTTTTCAAATTCAAACTAAATATTAATGGAATGCTATATATGAATTACATTGCTAGGACTTAGTAGGGTCACAATTAAATTGTTTATACATGaggttttgtttttatttttcaacgGTAGCAGTTGGTTATAAAGAAGGATACACACCCAAATTTGGTATTTTTCGCTCACATGTTTAGGAAGAGTAGAAACAGAGTTCACctttttcattattttggaAGCTAAAATATTCAATTAGCTCAATGCAACCACACCAATTTACCTTAAGAAAGAGTCTGCATTAATCAGTACTATTAAGTATGATGTATAGTATTATTTGAAAATGTGATGAATTAGCATTCTTTGTTAAGCATGATGTAGTATTAGTTTACACCTTTCTTTAAAGCACGCAATTTGCACACAATGTTATGCACATCCACTTGACTTGAGGGATTCTCCCACTGCAAAACCTCCTTCACTCCTTTCTCAATCTCTTTGCTCTCTCTCAACACCCCATCCATGCAATAAACCAATGCCCCCAAACTCAACACAACcccattcttcttcccttcctCCACACCATCACCTCCCTCCATCTCTAGCATAAACGACGCCGCGCTCTTCCTCATCACGTCCTCATCCCTTCCCAACCACTTCCCCCCGCCCGACTTCCCCATCTCCAGATCAACGCAGCCCTTCCCTTCCAGTCCCGCAACCGATTTTACCAAAATAACCTCCTCAAAACTCTTCACCCCACAGCACACAGCATCCTTAAACACCTTCAAATCAGACTCCACCTTCCCTACACCTTCTCTCCACATCTTACTATCCAATTCTCTACATTCTTGCTCCAAAAACCTTACAGCATGGCTCCCAAAATGCAAGAAATCAACCATTTTCAACAGAGACGCCTTCATCTTCACATAGCAAGCACCATGAAAAGGCAAGAACCAGAAGTTAGGCTCCACCTCAGCTTCCTCAATGAACTTCCCTAGCTCAATCACATCAATCCTCAGCTTCCTCATCCTCTCCTCGAATACCAACCTGCTCGAAGAATATTCAACGCTGACGGCCTCCACAGCCTCATGCAGCGAGCGCAGGCTTGCTGCCAGCTGCACCTTCGCCAGGGCAGAAGCCCTGGTGGGCTGCAGCAGAATATCCACCATTATCGAACACGACAGCCCAATAAACGTCTCGGTTATCCTAGCAATGCCGAACTCGGTAGGAGTTCCGAAGTTTTTCCTCCCTAGAATCAACAACGCGCCGATGACAGCAGAGACTCCCCCGGCCTGGCCGTACATCCTGCTCTGCCTCAGGAAGCAGCTGAAGATAAACCACGGCAGCAGCGACACGAACCTTATTTTAACATAGCTTTCGAAGACGAAGCATCCGATCACTCCATATACTGTTCCAAGAACCGTCCCCTGAGCTTTGATGTTCGCGACTTTGAACGTGGCTTCCCTCGATGAGGCAAGGCTTATCGCGACTGGAAGCCCAGACCAGAATCCGTTTTCCTTGCTGTATATCAGCCCGAAAAACACAGCGAATCCTAATGACAGAGAGCATCTTAAAGCAGGCATTAGTCTCCCTTTGCTCCATAGCTTGAGCAGGATTATTTCCTTCTGTTGTGCCTGTTGTTTCTGATCAGAGGGATTCGGATTCAGGGATGGTTTGGAGTGGAGGAGTTTGAGGCAGAAGAGGAAGAACAGAGAGGGCAAATCCTTGAGGTTTAGTGAAGTTGGCTGAAGTGTTTGGAGGAACTTGTGTTGTTTTTCGCTATCTTCAGATTGTGGGAGGATTGAGTTTTGTAAGGCCATGTTCTTCACTTTGTTCAGGATTTGGTCTTCGGCCCAAGATAAATCGTGTTTGAGTTGTGCGTCTTTCATGAATGAGACTGGGAATTCGGAGCAGTTTTCGAGAGCGTTTTCCATTCCTCTCAGGATTGTCTCCAGGCCTTGCAATGGCTGTGCTGGATTTTTCTTGTATGATTTTAGAAACTTGATTGGTTCTCTCTCCCATTGCATGCTTTCCTGCTCACATTAATAATCATTTATAAGCATACTATTCTTATTCATAATCATAATAATATCAGTAATTTTTAGTGTTAATAAATATGTACTTGTTTGGATTTAATGCAATGGAGAAATTTATTTGCTGCCTTGTTAAGAGATTTGGCTTGACAGATCAAAATCTTGGGTGATGACTTGTCTTCCGCTGAAAACGCCTTTACGAATAGCTTCAATCTCTCGGAAGCATTGTCGATATACAGTTTGCAATTTTCTGTCACCTGTGACATTCAACAAAAAAACCATAAAGTTCGGTTAAATTCTAGTCTGTCCGCCAacttttagtaaaaaaattcaATTGTGCTATTGTTAATGTTTTTCAACTCTACGGCGTTACTTTCTGTATAGACGACATCGTATAATTCAGTGACAATGacatccaaaaattcaaaattcatgattttttcgATAATTTGAATGATTCAAAAGCATGCATGCAAATTTCATGCATGGTTACCTGCCAATAGGCCAAGCTAGGAAATGGAAGCAGAAGGGCCAAAACGCAGGCCGCCACGCCGAGGGCGGTGCTGGCGGCGAGGTGGAGCGGGTGCATGACGGGCTTGGTGCGTCCGCCGTTGATGAAGGCGACGACGTACACGAGCACAATCTGGCCGAGTGCTATCCGCTTGGCAACGAGGTGCGTGCCCTCGAGCAGCGCCACGACGAAGGCGCTGACCGCCACCACCGCGGAGGTGGTGGCGGCAGTGAGCCTTCCCGGGCCGATGAGCCACAAGCTCAGGATGCCCGGGAAGACACCCAGCGCGGTTGCATAGAGGGCCAGCCAGCAGCCGCGAAGGGTGTCGCCCAATGTGGCGTCGGTGACGATGAGGATGACGGTGACGTAGGAGAAAGCCGGGAAGGCCACGTGGCGGGTTATGAATCCCGGGCCGTAGAGGGTGGCCACGCCCACTATGGTGCACGCCAGCGCCATGCGGAAGGCGGAGGCGAGGCAGCGCCGCCACATTTCTCTGGCACGGTCTTGTTGATATTGGGAggtggcggaggcggcggcTGTGGTGGTTGCCATTGGTGAAGGTTAGAGAGGTGGAGCTTGTTGAATGAGGAGAAGGGGGTTTATGTAAAGGAAGATTTGGAAGGTTTTCTTGATCCTTGATGATGACAAAGGGTCATTTCTAACGAAAATTCTTTTTGgcaatattataaatttataatgggAGAAGTTCGTTAAAGCAGATTATTTGTTaggtttatttttttattacaatGTATGGGAATTCATTAAATTCTTGAAAAGGACAAAGCAATATATCATATGCATAAAGCTATGTTATGGATTTCTTTGGTGGAGGTTGTGTGTTTTTCACATAGATACAAAATGAATATAGACATGGTATCCAGCCTCCATATACCCACTTTGTCTCGACTGCTAATAAAGAAagctcaaaaataaaatatatgtatacataAAGCTAAGGCACATTTGTATTTTTGGATAAAAGAATAGGAACCTTGTTTGTTGGCGTTTTTTAATGGCTGtcgcaagaaaatctgccaataggaagaaagaaaggaagaaaaaggaATTGTGTGCTGCTTGTTTTGGTGCATGAAGTAATAGTATTATATTAGGAGATGAGATACAGTGTGATTATGctttgtaattaattaatactcctaccTTATTAATAGCTAGGATTTGATGAGAAAAGGGGGTGTTAAATTTGGCACATGTGCGTGAGGGTGGTGCTTAGTGAAATCATCATGATTTCGGTTTTGCATTAGTATGTTACAGAAGTGATTAAAGTGGAAAAATAATGACCCTACTGTTTTAGATTTAGCTGCTAATTAAGAAGCAAATGGGAAACGCATGAGAGAGAGAGGTTGGTGTAATGATGATGAGATTAAAGatgttagagcatccccatcggACACTCTCCggggcggatggcgtccgtgccagcggcgcgacacAGCCCCGTCCGCCGTTGTCCTTACGCCAACGGCACGGCCCTACTTGATAATAAGAgtacgtccgtgccgctgaacATGGCGACATGGCAGCGTGCGATTGGCCGttgtaatttcctttttttaaataaaaataataatactaaaaattttaaaaaatatattttcagattcccaaaaaatatagccgtttattaccgttttttgaatttttaaattttttttaaaaaaattaattatgtaatttttaatttttaggatttgactgtgtaatttttaattttttagtagtttgtaatagtattccgggtatttttaatgcattctaatattgtggaaatatttttatttaaattgaataatagaatggtgggacccttgagcatatccttgcggaagagcatggatgtgggtgttatgctcttggagaagagaatggagtaaaaaatgaataaaagtggatcCGGACCCACTTCCTTGCgcatggatggggatgctcttatggGGCACTTAAGATGGCTACTACAGCACATGATATGGATGAATGATGATCATGCTTATCatctcatttcattttataGTACCTTTGTACTTTTCTACCCCTTGATATGAATTTTCAGAAATACTCCATGAAAGAATaatgaaaatttaataaaatgtgaatttcACTTTTATATACTGCAGTACTATGGGATGTGATCcattgctaacttttcttaagttgctaacttgctaactcatcaccgtagtgtattaaaaatgtcaacacgatcacattaaaatgtcaacacatatttgtgttgacattttaataaactgtgttTATAtctaaatattaatgtcaacacaatgtattaaaatatcaacttaagtttatgttgacatttcattatCATCGTATTGACATTGTAAATACACTATGCTGATgagttagcaacggatcacacctcattatactattattataaattgGATTGGATATGGCGCTTTGTTTCTACTATAGCCCGCAAACGAGACAAGAAAGATGAATAACATTTGTAAAACTATTTGtgataaatttaattagacTTCGTAATTGAACTCTTAATTTCACTGCAAAGTTATAAATTGTGAAAAATACCACTAACACTGCCGGCTGCTTAATTGTAAAGTTACACCACTATGCGAGTCCATTGGCAAGGCAAAACCAAGTACTTGAACAAAACCATCATCTAAATGAAAATGCCTTTATATAGTGGTAAAACGTGTTACGCCTCTTAATTTCGCAAAGTGATCGTGCCCCAAATATTTAGTCAAAATTCAATACTCATAGTCTGATTTTAATCAAGGGCGGACGCAAGATTTGTTACAAAGACAATGGTGATATACTTAGATATCATTGAGATTGCATCATCCCAATTTGCCAACGTTGCATTTATTTCAATTAAGATTACTTTATTTGTTTACTAATCTCATCCAAATTTCACGACTTAATCAGAAAAAGTTTATTATACTTTGTTTGTAAGTTTGAGCTACTTTCTGTTTCAGACGGTGGATTAATTAAAGTTATTTTAGTCCTCAAAAGTCTAGGTCTCTCCACTTAGATATACTTAGTGCTTTGAGCAAGAATTATAGTCTAATACTATAAAGTATAATGAGCTCGAATCTTTTGAATACATTTTTGACTAcgtataaaaatatattatcaatAAATTCGGCATAAAAGTTCcatgaaaatttgaaatgaaattatATGATACGAGTCAATTCTCGAGTATATAACCAACCACTAATAGATGGCACATGCTACCTCgtttaaatatttttgacaGTACATCAACTAGAGATGAACTATTAGTTTTGTACTTGTAAGTATTAGTatttaaaaatactactccaatATCGAATCCAACAGTTGATAAATGGAGtaatttgaattataaataACCAACAGTCCAACACATTGAAAACGCATTTACCTACTAAACACTCAACACTAAATCATCAAGGCGTTGAACACTCAACGACGCATATTAGTGAATACTGAATTAAATAgtatagtttgtatttgtatttaaatACTAATCGAATCTAAAAAAATAGTATTCCAATTTAAATCCAAGTAATTTGAATACAAGTGCGGAATGGATTCCACATTGTTTGAGTTGTTAATAGCTCGTCAAAAAAGCCATAATACAATATAAGTACATATATTTCcacgaaaacaaaaaaaataaaaccaagAGGCGAATATGGtgtagataaataaataaataaaaacaataaaagaatattcttttagaaaagaagaagaaaatggtgGCGCATGTCATAATCCATTTTGTAGCACAAACGCGACATGAAAAAAGTAAATGTTTATGAAATTAATGATTAATGAGAATTAGGTATGCAAATTAGGATGCCCCCATTTGAATCGTACGTACCATCACGTACCTAATTTAGTTTGATGTGGATCCAACTCAATTTTTCAACAATAACAAATTTCACatggaatttatttttttagaaaaaacttATGACAATTTCTGTAATGGGAACTTATAAAATTATGCTAAGTCATGAGATTATTACTCTCCTTTTCTCCTACAAATATACACTCATAGTTCATTAATCTTGTGTATGAGTAAAACTAA
This portion of the Salvia splendens isolate huo1 chromosome 10, SspV2, whole genome shotgun sequence genome encodes:
- the LOC121750626 gene encoding uncharacterized protein LOC121750626, producing the protein MATTTAAASATSQYQQDRAREMWRRCLASAFRMALACTIVGVATLYGPGFITRHVAFPAFSYVTVILIVTDATLGDTLRGCWLALYATALGVFPGILSLWLIGPGRLTAATTSAVVAVSAFVVALLEGTHLVAKRIALGQIVLVYVVAFINGGRTKPVMHPLHLAASTALGVAACVLALLLPFPSLAYWQVTENCKLYIDNASERLKLFVKAFSAEDKSSPKILICQAKSLNKAANKFLHCIKSKQESMQWEREPIKFLKSYKKNPAQPLQGLETILRGMENALENCSEFPVSFMKDAQLKHDLSWAEDQILNKVKNMALQNSILPQSEDSEKQHKFLQTLQPTSLNLKDLPSLFFLFCLKLLHSKPSLNPNPSDQKQQAQQKEIILLKLWSKGRLMPALRCSLSLGFAVFFGLIYSKENGFWSGLPVAISLASSREATFKVANIKAQGTVLGTVYGVIGCFVFESYVKIRFVSLLPWFIFSCFLRQSRMYGQAGGVSAVIGALLILGRKNFGTPTEFGIARITETFIGLSCSIMVDILLQPTRASALAKVQLAASLRSLHEAVEAVSVEYSSSRLVFEERMRKLRIDVIELGKFIEEAEVEPNFWFLPFHGACYVKMKASLLKMVDFLHFGSHAVRFLEQECRELDSKMWREGVGKVESDLKVFKDAVCCGVKSFEEVILVKSVAGLEGKGCVDLEMGKSGGGKWLGRDEDVMRKSAASFMLEMEGGDGVEEGKKNGVVLSLGALVYCMDGVLRESKEIEKGVKEVLQWENPSSQVDVHNIVCKLRALKKGVN
- the LOC121750250 gene encoding uncharacterized protein LOC121750250, which codes for MVGIFSRFSSRNGHRRAQSAIDAREGLPSASEATTGAIATAASISSVTHGIEIATEFKPIDRPLEPLDNDQPVQCPLPEPSILNDGRIWKERVSSVSQRRSDTPAMQKRTSTGSDTLLRKPPLVPSISAPEHNMLKLLDECNASGV